One window from the genome of Microbacterium sulfonylureivorans encodes:
- a CDS encoding RNA polymerase-binding protein RbpA — protein sequence MADRSLRGIRLGAQSLQSEEGVVFHERAQHTYTCTVCGRDTNLTFAADAEVPPAWECRTCGAEALRRVGEGTATVDHSGDKVPRSHWDMLLERRTLPELEELLEERLAYVRARRGAGEDVSLDKISA from the coding sequence ATGGCAGACCGCAGCTTGCGCGGCATCCGGCTCGGCGCCCAGAGCCTACAGAGCGAAGAGGGCGTCGTGTTCCATGAGCGTGCACAGCACACGTACACGTGTACGGTGTGCGGACGTGACACCAACCTGACTTTCGCGGCCGACGCCGAGGTTCCCCCGGCGTGGGAGTGCCGCACGTGTGGTGCAGAGGCGCTCCGGCGCGTCGGCGAGGGCACCGCGACCGTCGACCACTCGGGCGACAAGGTCCCCCGCAGCCACTGGGACATGCTGCTCGAGCGCCGCACGCTCCCCGAGCTCGAAGAGCTCCTCGAAGAGCGTCTCGCCTACGTCCGCGCGCGTCGCGGCGCCGGCGAAGACGTCTCGCTCGACAAGATCAGCGCCTGA
- the tatA gene encoding Sec-independent protein translocase subunit TatA gives MLQGLTGWHFLIILAVILLLFGAAKLPALAKSMGQSARVFKGEMKAMKDDDTSKTDVTSAGTASSVEAPSTEVRTDAGGTTETKS, from the coding sequence ATGCTGCAAGGCCTCACAGGGTGGCACTTCCTGATCATCCTCGCTGTGATCCTGCTGCTGTTCGGCGCGGCGAAGCTGCCGGCGCTGGCCAAGAGCATGGGTCAGTCCGCTCGCGTCTTCAAGGGTGAGATGAAGGCGATGAAGGACGACGACACGTCCAAGACCGACGTCACGTCGGCCGGAACCGCCTCTTCCGTCGAGGCCCCTTCCACAGAGGTGCGCACCGACGCGGGCGGAACCACCGAAACCAAGTCCTGA
- a CDS encoding tRNA (adenine-N1)-methyltransferase, with the protein MTERPSGPFRLGDRVQLTGPKGRLHTITLRDGGELHTHHGVLKHSDLVGQPDGSVVANSGGHEYLALRPLLRDFVMSMPRGAAIIYPKDAAQIIAEADVFPGSVVVEAGVGSGALSLWLLRAMGAEGRLVSFERRPEFADVARANVETYLGESPANWDVVVGDLVEALPDAVAPASVDRVVLDMLAPWECIDVVADALTPGGVVLCYIATATQLSRVAEYIRATGLFTEPDASETMVRGWHVEGLAVRPDHRMIAHTGFLLWARRLAPGAVPPEVKRRASKSSYGDEDVELWTPGAVGDRQITDKNLRKRVREAQRAADGARLAAGATGDAATGEGDPSA; encoded by the coding sequence ATGACCGAACGACCCAGCGGACCGTTCCGCCTCGGAGACCGCGTGCAGCTCACCGGACCCAAGGGACGCCTGCACACCATCACCCTGCGCGACGGCGGCGAGCTGCACACGCACCACGGGGTGCTCAAGCACTCCGACCTGGTGGGGCAGCCCGACGGCTCCGTGGTCGCCAACAGCGGCGGGCACGAGTACCTCGCCCTGCGTCCGCTGCTGCGCGACTTCGTGATGTCGATGCCGCGCGGCGCGGCCATCATCTACCCGAAGGACGCGGCGCAGATCATCGCCGAGGCCGACGTCTTCCCCGGCTCGGTCGTGGTCGAGGCCGGCGTCGGGTCGGGAGCGCTGTCGCTCTGGCTGCTGCGCGCGATGGGCGCTGAGGGCCGGCTGGTCTCGTTCGAGCGCCGGCCCGAGTTCGCCGACGTCGCACGGGCGAACGTCGAGACGTATCTCGGAGAGTCGCCCGCGAACTGGGACGTCGTCGTCGGCGACCTGGTGGAGGCGCTTCCGGATGCCGTGGCCCCGGCGTCGGTCGACCGTGTCGTTCTCGACATGCTGGCGCCCTGGGAGTGCATCGACGTCGTCGCTGATGCGCTGACGCCCGGCGGCGTCGTGCTCTGCTACATCGCGACCGCGACGCAGCTGAGCCGCGTGGCGGAGTACATCCGGGCGACGGGACTCTTCACCGAGCCCGATGCGAGCGAGACGATGGTTCGCGGCTGGCATGTCGAGGGCCTCGCCGTGCGTCCCGACCATCGCATGATCGCGCACACCGGATTCCTGCTGTGGGCGCGTCGGCTGGCTCCGGGTGCGGTGCCGCCCGAGGTGAAGCGTCGCGCGTCGAAGTCGAGCTACGGCGACGAGGACGTCGAGCTGTGGACGCCTGGAGCGGTCGGCGATCGTCAGATCACGGACAAGAACCTCCGCAAGCGCGTGCGCGAAGCGCAGCGCGCCGCTGACGGCGCACGGCTCGCAGCGGGCGCGACCGGCGATGCCGCGACGGGCGAGGGCGATCCTTCCGCCTAG
- a CDS encoding DEAD/DEAH box helicase, whose protein sequence is MTDAGHAERYARARASADLDRSHPITASFAASQRFTLDDFQVAGCRALEEGRSVLVAAPTGAGKTIVGEFAVHLAMREPAVDGHGDKAFYTTPIKALSNQKFRELQDVYGVDEVGLLTGDTNINGNARIVVMTTEVLRNMLYADSPALRGLRYVVMDEVHYLADRFRGAVWEEIIIHLPPAVKLVSLSATVSNAEEFGDWLDTVRGDTEVVVSETRPVPLEQHVLVRGDLLPLFDDRAGIATAQVNQELMRIRSFKGANFERNSRVQAGNSARHAGYEASRRRPNRGGKRPVRAANVQRIERLDRPDVVELLARANLLPAIFFIFSRVGCDAAVQQVRRSGVRLTSQEERLEIRGIVEERTRSLHDEDLAVLGYYDWLDNLERGVASHHAGLLPAFKEVVEELFQRKLVKVVFATETLALGINMPARTVVLEKLEKFNGEARVAITSGEYTQLTGRAGRRGIDVEGHAVVQWTEGLDPQAVAALASRRTYPLNSSFRPTYNMAVNLIDQFGRARAREILESSFAQFQADRAVVGLARQVREQEESLAGYEKAMTCDRGDFTEYSAIRRDLSDLEKLNRKDANASRSTRDKRHRELGVLRRQMQRHPCHSCPDRENHARWGERYWRLKRTIDKMRQQIDTRTGTVARIFDRVVDVLGELDYVRIADDGATSLTPAGRTMRRIYGERDLLVAESLRQGLWNELDAASLAALACCVVYEPRRDDGGPGERGLPRGAFRAAFTETLELWQRLDDLEQEHRLPGSEPIAAGLAQAMHSWARGAPLERVLVEADMAAGDFVRWSKQTIDLLDQLSIVADASLASTARKALESVRRGIVAYSAV, encoded by the coding sequence ATGACGGACGCCGGTCACGCCGAGCGGTACGCGCGAGCGCGTGCGTCCGCCGACCTCGACCGGAGTCATCCGATCACCGCGTCGTTCGCGGCCTCCCAGCGGTTCACCCTCGACGACTTCCAGGTAGCGGGCTGCCGCGCCCTCGAGGAGGGTCGCAGCGTCCTGGTCGCCGCGCCCACGGGGGCGGGCAAGACGATCGTCGGCGAGTTCGCGGTGCACCTCGCGATGCGCGAGCCGGCGGTCGACGGTCATGGCGACAAGGCCTTCTACACGACGCCGATCAAGGCCCTGTCGAACCAGAAGTTCCGCGAGCTGCAAGACGTCTACGGCGTCGACGAGGTCGGACTGCTCACCGGCGACACGAACATCAACGGCAACGCGCGCATCGTCGTGATGACCACCGAGGTGCTCCGCAACATGCTGTACGCGGACTCGCCGGCGCTCCGAGGCCTCCGCTACGTGGTGATGGACGAGGTGCACTATCTCGCCGACCGCTTCCGGGGCGCCGTGTGGGAGGAGATCATCATCCACCTCCCGCCGGCGGTGAAGCTCGTCTCCCTGTCGGCGACCGTCTCCAACGCCGAGGAGTTCGGCGACTGGCTCGACACGGTCCGTGGCGACACCGAGGTCGTCGTGTCGGAGACGCGGCCGGTGCCGCTCGAGCAGCACGTCCTGGTGCGGGGCGATCTGCTGCCGCTCTTCGACGACCGCGCCGGGATCGCGACCGCGCAGGTCAACCAGGAGCTGATGCGGATCCGGTCGTTCAAAGGCGCGAACTTCGAGCGCAACAGTCGCGTGCAGGCGGGCAACAGTGCCCGGCACGCGGGGTACGAAGCATCCCGCCGCCGCCCGAACCGCGGCGGCAAGCGCCCAGTGCGGGCGGCGAACGTGCAGCGGATCGAACGCCTCGACCGGCCCGACGTCGTCGAGCTGCTCGCCAGGGCGAACCTGCTGCCGGCGATCTTCTTCATCTTCAGCCGTGTGGGGTGCGACGCCGCCGTCCAGCAGGTGCGCCGCTCGGGCGTTCGGCTCACGTCGCAGGAGGAGCGGCTCGAGATCCGCGGCATCGTCGAGGAGCGCACGCGCTCCCTCCATGACGAAGATCTGGCGGTGCTCGGCTACTACGACTGGCTCGACAACCTCGAGCGCGGCGTCGCCTCGCACCACGCGGGCCTGCTGCCGGCGTTCAAGGAGGTCGTCGAGGAGCTCTTCCAGCGGAAGCTGGTCAAAGTCGTGTTCGCCACCGAGACCCTCGCCCTCGGCATCAACATGCCCGCGCGCACCGTCGTGCTCGAGAAGCTCGAGAAGTTCAACGGCGAGGCCCGTGTGGCCATCACGTCGGGGGAGTACACGCAGCTCACCGGACGCGCCGGCCGACGCGGGATCGACGTCGAGGGGCATGCCGTCGTCCAATGGACGGAGGGACTCGATCCCCAGGCCGTCGCCGCGCTCGCGTCTCGACGGACGTACCCGCTCAACTCCAGCTTCCGACCGACCTACAACATGGCCGTCAATCTCATCGATCAGTTCGGCCGCGCCCGAGCCCGCGAGATCCTCGAGTCGTCGTTCGCGCAGTTCCAGGCCGACCGCGCCGTCGTCGGGCTCGCCCGCCAGGTGCGGGAGCAGGAGGAGTCCCTCGCGGGCTACGAGAAGGCGATGACCTGCGATCGCGGCGACTTCACGGAGTACTCCGCGATCCGCCGTGATCTGAGCGACCTCGAGAAGCTCAACCGCAAGGACGCGAACGCCTCGCGGTCGACCCGAGACAAGCGCCACCGCGAACTCGGGGTGCTCCGGCGGCAGATGCAGCGGCATCCCTGTCACTCGTGCCCCGACCGCGAGAACCACGCCCGGTGGGGCGAGCGCTATTGGCGTCTCAAGCGCACGATCGACAAGATGCGTCAGCAGATCGACACCCGCACGGGCACGGTGGCGCGCATCTTCGACCGCGTCGTCGATGTGCTCGGAGAGCTCGACTACGTGCGCATCGCCGATGACGGTGCGACGAGCCTGACTCCCGCGGGGCGCACGATGCGACGCATCTACGGAGAGCGGGATCTGCTCGTGGCCGAGTCGCTGCGTCAGGGACTGTGGAACGAGTTGGATGCTGCGTCTCTCGCCGCTCTCGCGTGCTGCGTGGTCTACGAACCCCGGCGCGACGACGGCGGCCCCGGCGAGCGTGGCCTTCCACGCGGGGCGTTCCGCGCGGCGTTCACCGAGACGCTCGAGCTGTGGCAGCGTCTCGACGACCTCGAGCAGGAGCACCGGCTGCCCGGGTCCGAGCCGATCGCGGCCGGACTCGCCCAGGCAATGCACTCCTGGGCCCGCGGCGCCCCGCTCGAGCGCGTCCTCGTGGAGGCCGACATGGCGGCGGGCGACTTCGTCCGCTGGTCGAAGCAGACCATCGACCTGCTCGACCAGCTCTCGATCGTGGCAGACGCTTCGCTGGCGTCCACGGCGCGGAAGGCCCTCGAGTCCGTGCGCCGCGGCATCGTCGCGTACTCGGCCGTCTGA
- the tatC gene encoding twin-arginine translocase subunit TatC, with product MSLGQHLVELRKRLMWAALALIVGMVVAFFITDWVIVLITEPLRVVAETKGQEGKVELMFDTVTSGFDLRLRMSFAIGILISAPIWMWQIWAFVMPGLTRKEVQYTIGFLAAAIPLFFAGCYVGLVIMPHIVELMATFVPEGAASFYQAAYYYDFVFKLLIVVGVAFVLPVFLVALNFAGVMSGRAILKGWRVAVIVAVVFSALATPSADVVSMLMLSGIMVVLFFAAAGVSLLFDRRRAKRDALILPPEASV from the coding sequence ATGTCGCTGGGCCAGCATCTGGTCGAGCTTCGCAAGCGCCTGATGTGGGCGGCCCTCGCCCTCATCGTCGGCATGGTGGTGGCGTTCTTCATCACGGACTGGGTGATCGTGCTGATCACCGAGCCACTGCGCGTGGTCGCCGAGACCAAAGGTCAAGAGGGCAAGGTCGAGCTGATGTTCGACACCGTGACGTCGGGCTTCGACCTCCGATTGAGGATGTCCTTCGCGATCGGCATCCTGATCTCGGCGCCGATCTGGATGTGGCAGATCTGGGCGTTCGTCATGCCCGGGCTCACCCGCAAAGAGGTGCAGTACACGATCGGCTTCCTCGCCGCAGCGATCCCGCTGTTCTTCGCCGGATGCTACGTCGGCCTGGTGATCATGCCGCACATCGTCGAGCTCATGGCGACGTTCGTTCCCGAGGGCGCCGCCTCGTTCTATCAGGCGGCGTACTACTACGACTTCGTCTTCAAGCTGCTGATCGTGGTCGGAGTCGCGTTCGTGCTGCCGGTGTTCCTCGTCGCCCTCAACTTCGCAGGCGTGATGTCGGGTCGCGCGATCCTCAAGGGATGGCGCGTCGCGGTCATCGTCGCCGTCGTGTTCTCGGCGCTCGCGACCCCTTCGGCAGACGTCGTGAGCATGCTGATGCTCTCCGGCATCATGGTCGTCCTCTTCTTCGCCGCCGCAGGCGTGTCCCTGCTGTTCGATCGGCGCAGGGCCAAGCGCGATGCGCTGATCCTGCCCCCCGAGGCGAGCGTATGA
- the lnt gene encoding apolipoprotein N-acyltransferase has protein sequence MPLAAAPRPLLPLWAAVLVSIVGGVVLDLAYPSLGWWPLAFVGVGLSLIALIGRSAWSALLVGFVFGATFYLVHIMWITRYLGLVPWFALAGLEAIFMAVGSILLTLVYRWMPRLFPSRWAALIATPLLVAGIWTARELFMGSWPYTGFPWARIGMSQSESPLAQVASWTGVAGLTFLMVAFTAAAIEWVRIGRLRDLRTALPALSAAAVLLLVPAFPTTAAGTLTVGSAQGNGPSGYFDPRERNDVLRAQLEASAPLLGEDLDVLLWPEGGLDSDPLTNEGTARTLDALSERVDAPLIVNAATTRGDDTFNTSMLWVAGEGAVQIHDKTNPVPMGEYVPDRWFFEALAPDLIGLIQREYTPGTNPPFFDLEGIGVGLAICFDVIYDEVIWTGAQDGAQVYMFQTNNADFRDTDENLQQLAFARMRAVETGRSVVNLSTVGTSQVIAPDGTTIDGLPAGEAGHMLTEVPLRTGLTPAVLAGPWVQAVLGWGSLILLVGLGIAVGVGTRRDAKTPAPAGTGVAQAD, from the coding sequence GTGCCTCTCGCCGCCGCGCCGCGCCCGCTCCTGCCCCTGTGGGCCGCCGTGCTCGTCTCGATCGTGGGCGGCGTCGTCCTCGACCTGGCCTATCCGTCGCTCGGCTGGTGGCCGCTCGCGTTCGTCGGGGTGGGGCTCTCGCTCATCGCGCTGATCGGCCGCTCGGCGTGGAGCGCCCTCCTGGTCGGCTTCGTGTTCGGCGCGACGTTCTACCTCGTCCACATCATGTGGATCACGCGGTACCTCGGGCTCGTTCCGTGGTTCGCCCTCGCGGGCCTCGAAGCGATCTTCATGGCGGTCGGATCGATCCTGCTGACGCTGGTGTACCGATGGATGCCGCGCCTGTTCCCGTCGCGCTGGGCAGCGCTGATCGCGACGCCGCTCCTCGTCGCCGGGATCTGGACCGCACGGGAGCTGTTCATGGGGTCATGGCCGTACACGGGGTTCCCGTGGGCGCGCATCGGGATGAGCCAGTCCGAGAGCCCGCTCGCCCAGGTCGCGTCGTGGACCGGCGTGGCGGGCCTCACGTTCCTGATGGTGGCCTTCACCGCCGCCGCGATCGAGTGGGTCCGGATCGGTCGGCTCCGCGACCTCAGAACGGCCCTGCCCGCGCTCAGTGCGGCTGCCGTCCTCCTGCTGGTCCCCGCCTTCCCCACGACGGCCGCCGGCACGCTGACGGTCGGCAGCGCGCAGGGCAACGGGCCGTCCGGCTACTTCGATCCTCGCGAGCGCAACGACGTCCTGCGCGCGCAACTGGAGGCATCCGCTCCTCTTCTCGGCGAGGATCTCGACGTGCTGCTCTGGCCCGAGGGCGGGCTCGACTCCGACCCGCTCACGAACGAGGGCACCGCGCGCACGCTCGACGCGCTGTCGGAGCGGGTGGATGCTCCGCTCATCGTCAACGCCGCGACGACGCGCGGCGACGACACGTTCAACACGTCGATGCTGTGGGTCGCGGGCGAGGGCGCCGTGCAGATCCACGACAAGACCAACCCGGTGCCCATGGGGGAGTACGTCCCTGACCGATGGTTCTTCGAGGCGCTGGCTCCAGACCTCATCGGCCTGATCCAGCGCGAGTACACGCCGGGCACCAACCCGCCGTTCTTCGACCTCGAGGGCATCGGGGTGGGGCTCGCGATCTGCTTCGACGTGATCTACGACGAGGTCATCTGGACCGGCGCGCAGGACGGCGCACAGGTGTACATGTTCCAGACCAACAACGCCGACTTCCGCGACACCGACGAGAATCTGCAGCAGCTCGCCTTCGCGCGCATGCGTGCGGTCGAGACGGGGCGATCGGTGGTCAACCTCTCGACCGTCGGAACGAGTCAGGTCATCGCGCCGGACGGAACCACGATCGACGGACTTCCGGCCGGTGAGGCAGGGCACATGCTCACCGAGGTCCCGCTCCGTACGGGCCTGACGCCCGCGGTGCTCGCCGGGCCGTGGGTCCAGGCGGTCCTGGGATGGGGAAGCCTCATTCTGCTCGTCGGGCTCGGCATCGCCGTCGGCGTCGGCACGCGCAGGGATGCGAAAACGCCGGCCCCCGCGGGGACCGGCGTCGCACAGGCTGACTGA
- a CDS encoding HAD family hydrolase, translating into MDGTLVDTEPYWMAAETPLVERFGGTWSHEQALSLVGLGLEDSARIFQEAGVRMGVHAIIDHLTDDVMGQLSVTGVPFRPGARELLASLRDAGIKTGLVTMSMRRMAQTVVDLIDFEAFDVVIAGDDSTRPKPFPDPYLQACQALGVTPAEVVAIEDSPNGLRSAVASGAATIGVPLMVSIAGAGAHTVWPTLEGRTAQDVASFHAEHRAKEAAR; encoded by the coding sequence ATGGACGGAACCCTCGTCGACACCGAGCCTTACTGGATGGCGGCCGAGACGCCGCTCGTCGAGAGGTTCGGCGGAACGTGGTCGCACGAGCAGGCGCTGAGCCTGGTGGGACTGGGCCTGGAGGATTCGGCCCGCATCTTCCAGGAGGCGGGCGTCCGCATGGGCGTCCACGCCATCATCGACCACCTGACAGACGACGTGATGGGCCAGCTCTCCGTCACCGGGGTCCCTTTCCGGCCGGGCGCGCGCGAGCTTCTCGCGAGCCTGCGCGACGCGGGGATCAAGACCGGCCTGGTCACGATGTCGATGAGGCGCATGGCGCAGACCGTGGTCGACCTCATCGACTTCGAGGCGTTCGACGTCGTCATCGCCGGCGACGACTCGACGCGCCCCAAGCCCTTCCCCGACCCGTATCTGCAGGCGTGCCAGGCGCTCGGAGTGACGCCCGCCGAGGTCGTCGCGATCGAGGACTCGCCCAACGGGCTGCGCTCCGCGGTCGCGTCGGGCGCGGCGACGATCGGCGTCCCGCTGATGGTCTCGATCGCCGGAGCCGGCGCCCACACCGTGTGGCCGACCCTCGAGGGCCGCACCGCGCAGGACGTGGCATCCTTCCACGCCGAACACCGTGCCAAGGAGGCCGCCCGATGA
- a CDS encoding FKBP-type peptidyl-prolyl cis-trans isomerase, translating to MRKIPAALAILGLATVGLAGCSLPGSSDCPQPASDAELLELAPVSGEFGEAPEVDLYTPFHTTDGSWATVEQGGGSVPITRDDQLVVLDFTIVSGETGETVYASSYSGDLSNVVSMTEVVPTFPTWDSALECATEGTRVVVSMAPGDMEAEAAASVGLAEDETAVAVIDVRNVYLGAADGADQFNSGTGLPTVVRDPDGRPGLIIPDGAAPTDVVVQTIKKGDGPVVEGDVPVRVHMLGVSWDDKEQVKTTWDTRAESLPLDGDPVLSEALVGQTVGSQVMVVVPADQTGTDQATVFVFDILGLDPATTQ from the coding sequence GTGCGCAAGATCCCCGCTGCCCTCGCGATCCTCGGGCTCGCGACCGTCGGCCTGGCCGGCTGCTCGCTCCCCGGTTCCTCCGACTGCCCCCAGCCGGCCTCCGATGCGGAGCTGCTCGAGCTCGCCCCGGTGAGCGGAGAGTTCGGAGAGGCGCCCGAGGTCGACCTCTACACGCCCTTCCACACGACCGACGGCTCGTGGGCGACCGTCGAGCAGGGCGGCGGAAGCGTCCCGATCACGCGCGACGACCAGCTCGTCGTCCTCGACTTCACCATCGTCTCGGGCGAGACGGGCGAGACGGTCTACGCATCCTCCTATTCGGGAGACCTCTCGAACGTCGTCAGCATGACCGAGGTGGTCCCGACCTTCCCCACCTGGGACTCCGCTCTCGAGTGCGCCACCGAGGGTACGAGGGTCGTCGTGTCGATGGCCCCGGGCGACATGGAGGCCGAGGCCGCCGCGAGTGTCGGCCTGGCAGAGGACGAGACGGCCGTCGCCGTGATCGACGTGCGCAACGTCTACCTCGGCGCCGCCGACGGCGCCGACCAGTTCAACAGCGGCACCGGGCTTCCGACGGTCGTGCGCGACCCCGACGGCCGCCCCGGCCTGATCATCCCCGACGGCGCGGCTCCGACCGATGTCGTCGTGCAGACCATCAAGAAGGGCGACGGTCCCGTCGTCGAGGGCGACGTCCCGGTGCGCGTGCACATGCTCGGCGTGTCGTGGGACGACAAGGAGCAGGTCAAGACGACGTGGGACACCCGCGCGGAGTCGCTCCCGCTCGACGGCGATCCCGTCCTCTCCGAGGCGCTCGTGGGCCAGACGGTCGGATCGCAGGTCATGGTCGTGGTGCCCGCCGATCAGACCGGCACGGATCAGGCGACCGTGTTCGTGTTCGACATCCTGGGCCTCGATCCCGCGACCACCCAGTAG
- a CDS encoding helix-turn-helix transcriptional regulator, producing MPANAPAKSPPEERLVNLVVALMATDQGLTKDTILTSVAGYREQSESGASKDALEKMFERDKESLRGLGVPIETIGDWADPDDLREARYRVPTAEYELPEDIEFTPAELALLNLAGGVWSESSMSDDARSGLRKIRALGIPVDEPIIGYSPRISLRDPSFPVLQQAIEQSRVAKFPYLKPGENAPRTRRTQPLALVEYEARWHVFGIDLDAEGDRTFLLSRIVGPVVLTRESFDPSLREGAGERALRGLEEVAARSTSLLEVNPGTEAALRLARRASPADQGIRVPFVDIHIFADELASYGPEVRVVEPVELRDQVIERLAAARELNGGAS from the coding sequence GTGCCCGCCAACGCCCCCGCGAAGTCTCCGCCCGAAGAGAGGCTGGTCAACCTCGTCGTCGCCCTGATGGCGACCGACCAGGGACTGACCAAGGACACGATCCTCACGTCGGTCGCAGGCTATCGCGAGCAGAGCGAGTCGGGTGCGTCGAAGGATGCGCTCGAGAAGATGTTCGAGCGCGACAAGGAGAGCCTCCGCGGGCTCGGCGTCCCCATCGAGACCATCGGCGACTGGGCCGATCCCGACGACCTCCGCGAGGCGCGCTATCGCGTTCCGACAGCCGAGTACGAACTGCCGGAGGACATCGAGTTCACGCCGGCGGAACTGGCGCTGCTCAACCTCGCGGGCGGGGTGTGGAGCGAGAGCTCGATGTCGGATGACGCGCGCAGCGGACTGCGCAAGATCCGAGCGCTCGGCATCCCCGTCGACGAGCCGATCATCGGCTACTCGCCTCGGATCAGCCTCCGCGATCCTTCCTTCCCTGTGCTGCAGCAGGCGATCGAGCAGAGTCGCGTGGCGAAGTTCCCCTATCTCAAGCCGGGCGAGAACGCGCCGCGCACCCGCCGGACGCAGCCGCTCGCGCTCGTGGAGTACGAGGCGCGCTGGCACGTCTTCGGCATCGATCTCGACGCCGAAGGGGATCGGACGTTCCTCCTGTCCCGCATCGTCGGGCCGGTCGTGCTGACCAGGGAGTCGTTCGACCCGTCGCTGCGCGAAGGAGCGGGGGAGCGCGCGCTTCGCGGACTGGAGGAGGTCGCGGCGCGGAGCACGTCGCTGCTCGAGGTCAACCCGGGTACCGAGGCGGCGCTGCGTCTCGCGCGGCGCGCATCCCCGGCCGACCAGGGCATCAGGGTGCCCTTCGTCGACATCCACATCTTCGCCGACGAACTCGCCTCGTACGGACCCGAGGTGAGGGTCGTCGAGCCGGTCGAGCTCCGCGACCAGGTGATCGAGCGACTGGCCGCCGCCCGCGAGCTGAACGGAGGTGCGTCGTGA
- a CDS encoding helix-turn-helix transcriptional regulator: protein MSARRPLVATDRAALMLQLVPYLIGKGEVSIAEAADEFDVSPEQMRSMVEKLTVIGLPGDGGYWQMANDLFDIDWDLLDQREIIVITNSVGLERSPKLTAREAAALLAGLQLARTIPGVGDTDLFAGLLAKLSRGASSTPAEVIVAPGPVDTVRDAVASALRRGVAVSFTYKAPDAAPTTRTVDPVKVHIADGQWYLQGWCHLREAMRTFHLDRVSDLELTDIPITHAGEPAAGWFESGEGDVVARIRFPETEGRLLGDYLDRATVETSGDVSVATMRVADEFSLRRLAARQGGAVEILEPAAARRAAAEWAESGLAQYR from the coding sequence GTGAGCGCCCGTCGCCCGCTTGTCGCGACCGATCGCGCCGCGCTGATGCTGCAGCTCGTGCCGTATCTCATCGGCAAGGGCGAGGTGTCGATCGCCGAGGCCGCGGACGAGTTCGACGTGAGCCCCGAACAGATGCGCTCGATGGTCGAGAAGCTCACCGTCATCGGCCTGCCGGGTGACGGCGGCTACTGGCAGATGGCGAACGACCTGTTCGACATCGACTGGGATCTGCTCGACCAGCGCGAGATCATCGTCATCACGAACTCCGTCGGTCTCGAGCGCTCACCGAAGCTGACCGCGCGCGAGGCCGCGGCGCTGCTCGCGGGTCTTCAGCTCGCGCGGACGATCCCGGGCGTGGGCGACACCGACCTGTTCGCGGGTCTCCTGGCCAAGCTCTCCCGCGGGGCCTCGAGCACCCCCGCCGAGGTCATCGTGGCTCCGGGACCGGTCGACACCGTGCGCGATGCGGTCGCGAGCGCGCTCCGCCGCGGAGTCGCGGTCTCGTTCACCTACAAGGCACCGGATGCTGCGCCGACGACGCGCACGGTCGATCCCGTCAAGGTTCACATCGCGGACGGCCAGTGGTATCTGCAGGGCTGGTGCCACCTGCGGGAGGCCATGCGCACGTTCCATCTCGACCGGGTGAGCGACCTCGAACTGACGGACATCCCCATCACGCACGCGGGGGAGCCCGCCGCGGGCTGGTTCGAGTCCGGCGAGGGCGACGTGGTCGCTCGCATCCGCTTCCCGGAGACCGAGGGCCGACTCCTCGGCGACTACCTCGACCGTGCCACGGTCGAGACATCCGGTGACGTCTCGGTCGCGACGATGCGCGTTGCCGACGAGTTCAGCCTGCGGCGGCTCGCGGCGCGCCAAGGCGGCGCGGTCGAGATCCTCGAACCGGCGGCGGCGCGACGGGCGGCGGCCGAATGGGCCGAGTCCGGCCTGGCTCAGTACCGCTGA